The sequence below is a genomic window from Lolium perenne isolate Kyuss_39 chromosome 7, Kyuss_2.0, whole genome shotgun sequence.
GGCAACTGACTTTATCGACCAAAGAAACCATAATCTCACTATGttctttttttttagaaaatgtaAGTATGCATTGCCTCTAGCCTTTGCATCGAGATGCAGATAAACAAAATTTAATGCACGCACACGTTTCATATACTCCCTCCGACACATAATAAATATCATGGTTTTACTTTAAGTTTGAACTAAAACCATGACAATTGTTATGGATCAGAGGAAGATTGAGGATTATTTTCTAAGCACGTGTGTAGCTGCAAACCCCTATATGTGTGATGTCCTGCATCAAAGACAGTTCTACCCAATGTTCACAATCTGTAACAGTTTCTCTTTTCATTTCTTTCAGATGAAACAACATATAGACTTGAAACTTTGCAAGTATTTCAAACATTATTCAAAATCTGTAGAATTTAGTTCcgaatttttttatatgcaacgtAAATATGTATAATGATATTTTTCTGTAAGAAGTTATAACGTGAGAAAGTTCCCTCATTTTAAAGAAAAATTCCCAGGAGCCACTTCTGAAATGCATGATTTGAATTTTCATGGGACGGAAGACAGGTGCAATGTTATTTGTCATGGCAAAGGCAACCGGCTTTGTCGACGAATGAAACTATAATCACACTATTTTTATTTTAGAAAATGGAAGTACTCATTGCCTCCAGACTTTGCATCGAGATGCAAATAAGCAAAAATTATTACTCACACACAATTCAAATAGGAGATTGAGGTTTTTTTTTTCTAAGAACGTGTGTATCTGCAGACCCCATGGTAGCTTAGTTGGATAAAGCTTATGTTCCCTTCGATAAGCACGTGTATATCTGCACACCCCATATGTGATGTCTGAATAAAGATCTATGCTAGTTCATTTCTCACAATCTATAGCAGTTTCTCTTTTTCGTTTCGCACAAATGAAACAACATATGTACTTAAAACTTTGCATGTATTTGAAACGTTAGGTATGAATTGTGTAGCAAATAGACCAGAAATTTTGATACAATTAATATCATTGAGATTTTTTAATAAATTATTTAAAAGTATATTTAAATTACACAACTTATCCACATTAGCAAGAAGCCTAAGAAATTAAATCTTATGCGGGGTATCAATATTAGGTAAACGGTCCTCGACATCAGTTGAGAACTAAGGACATGCGCGGATGCGCCCACAGAAAATTAGCGATATCAACTCTTCCTTAAGTATATGCTACTAGCTTCATACACGTATTTACTATGTGATAGTAACTAAATTGTGTATAGAATCATTTCTTAGCTTTGGCTATCTATTGTTTGGATGCCGGTATCGATATCAATTTGCTTGTGTGACATTTTTTCTCCTTAGTTCTGTCTACAtggaaagaaaacagtaaaagtaAATAACACACGGGAACACAACAGACATCCAGATCTTGGAAATTTTCAATGTTGATTCATGTGTAAATATTTATGAAGTTTATAATGGAATGTCTTTAATGGGACTCTAGGTACTTACAGTCAATAAAAATGAGAGTCAAGCCTACAATATGTACAATTAAAAATGTCATCGTTTTGTACCCACATAAAcctaaaaatgaaaataaaaaaagtGATAATGTTCTTTCAGATACAACATAAGAAAATGGAACAAAAACATCAGGACACATATGTTACCTCTATTGGTCATTACCATGATTCTTTCCAACCGTTAACTTTTTGTGTGTTTTTCGACAAGAAATATAGTTTTTTTGCACCATTTAATTAACTTCTCTTTTGCCTCCGCCGACTTATTGACACATTGTCAGTTTTAAAGAAAAACCAACATATTCATCTTGTTACAACCTACACCATGGCATGAGAGGTtcaagcaaaaaataatccactaGCATGACACTAAAACTGATAATAATTAGATTTTTTGTGTCTTTTCTTTGCATATTTTAAAGGTAAACACCGACAATGTTAAAAAAAAACTAATATAAAACCAAAAGTGAAATTTATTAGCATAGATACGGCTTTCTTTTGCATACATGGAATTGTTTAATCTGAATCCTGTGAGCTTAACCTAGGATTTTTTTGGAAGCAAGAATTGTTTCTCGATTCGATTATGCCAAGTATGGTAAAAAATACATTAACATGACCATCAccagtttttttttaaaaattatcATACGCCTCTTTTTTGTACTGTTTAAGATTTGAAGTTGTAGATATTGAAATATTTTTATATAAGTTCGATCAAACTTAGAAAATTGACTTAGGAGAAACATATATAGAACTTCAGATTCTAAAACGAAGCGGGTATAAGATTGTTAGATCTAAATAAAGAACAGATGCATGTATTCGATGTAGGCGGTGGGGGGAGGGGGGATCTCATCATCCATTTCGAAAAAAGTAAGATTACTAAACTGAACAAGAAGATAGCATGTTAAAGATCAGGAACCAGCATTTTTAGTACTACCTGCTAAGGCAAGATAGCATTTCCGGAAGTAGAAAAAGTGCACAATGTGTCTAAATAACATTTGAAACATCGTATACTACACATACGCACCTTCTCTTGCAAATGCCTTGGCTCTCTTGCGCTTGCGCCGCGTCCCTGCTTGCAGCCACGACAGCGCCGGAGTTCTCCTCGGCCGACCGAGGCGAGTCGGTGCTCGAGGCGCCGCCATGAGATGCCTCGATGGCCTTGGCGACGGCGATCGCCTTGCCAAACGTGCACCGCAGCTGCCGCGCCACGTCCCTGCAGCATTCCTTCGCCGGAGGCAGCTGGTTGCCGGCCGTCGCCGGCAGCTCGCCCAGGAGGCGCCTTGCCTGCTCCTCGCCGTCGGCAAGGATGCTCAGGAGCAGATGCATGCTGTCCCCTCCTCCAACCTCCTGCATGGTTTGCAGCTTGTGTGTGTGGCAATGGCAGGTTGACGGGAGGAATGGTTTATGGAAGGATGACGGCAAGTTCGAACAAACTGTAGGGACGAGCGACGAGTACGTGTGCAGTGGATCGAAAGAGATGTGACGATGAAGTGGTGACCATTGGATGGATTTAAGATGGGTTTTGGGGTATATATGCTGATGCGCATCTGGTCTTCGAGTTTGACCGAGGGAAACCGAGTTAATTTTACTCCATCATTTTTATTCCTTAAGCTCTTTGGGTGCCTCCCCGGTTTGACCAGTCTTTTGGTCCTCATACTTGACATCGTACGAGAACGTCGAGAAGGCTTTGGCTGGGCGGAAATTGCTAGAAGGTGCCACTAGTAGTGAAAAAAAGGTTCGAAAGTTTAGCATTTTTGTTAGTGGAGAAGAAATTCCTGGATGATCTCTTGTACTTGGTGCGAACATTCTGTTAATAGATATTTTTGTAACTCGGAGTTTGCTTAGAAATAGCTGAGGAAAAGTCAGAGAAATTTGACGAAAATGACATAGTATTCACCTGGAGCCTTAAACGGACCCAACTTTGCAATCTCGCCTCCTATGTTCGAACCTCCCCAAATGAATAGTAAAATGAAGTGTGGTGGTCTAATTCAAGCTCAAAGATAATTCAATGTAATTTCAGCAGCTGTATGCACAGCCTCACCGTGACTGGACAATGTTCTCTGCCATTTAGTGGATATAATTCTCTCTTTCGTGTTGGCATTCACTAACCTTGTGGACTGCTTTTTGGAAATTTCAGTGGAGTTCAGAATGTTCAAAGCTGGGCCAGTGTTGACTGCTGACCATTGATTCAACACTCCAATTCCATTGGTCCAGACGATCACACGGATAGAGGAGAGCAGTAGAGCACAACAATATTGGTGGGATACAGCAGGTCAACAAATACAGAAGATTCCGAAGAACTGACCAAGAATCTTCAATCCTGTCTCCGCGTATAGAGCAACGAGAGAAAGTGACGCAGGTGTCAGGACCTGTGCTGACGCTGCTGTGCTGACCGGGAACAAGAGGCACAACCGCACAAGGAATAGTTTGCCCTTCAACCAATCAGGAATACAAGGCCCAGAATAAGATTCACATGGAATAGATTCTTAACAATAAGAATTCACAGGGAATATGTGTTGTGTGAAAAACTAGAGTGACCATCAACAAGTCGTATGTTAATTAATGTACATGATGCACACTTCGATTCCATCGAACCATCGCTCTCTTACTTTGTGCTTTTGTAGAGTGCATCGATGGCTCCCTGGACATAGGACCTTCGAGGAAACAAATCAGCTAACTGGCAGAGATTAGACATAATTGCAATAACTTTGGGGAAAGAAGGGCAGTATAAGCCGAAATTCAGGAAAAGAATGTGCTGACGCTGCTGTGCTGACCGCAGACAGCCACACAATGAACAGTTTGCCATATAATCAGAATGCAAAGCCCCGAACAAGATTCACATGGAATAGATTCTCAAGAAAATAAATAATTCACGTGGAGTATGCATTGAAAAACTAAAGCAGAGAAACATCATCAAGTCTTATGCTAATTAATTTACATGTACATTGTGATTCCATCAAACCACTGGGGATTAGAGAAACCCATTGGCTGCTCTGCGAAATGGTCGCTTTCTTATTTCATGCTTTTGTAGAGTGCGTCGATGGCTCCCTAGACATAGGACGTTCGAGGAAACATATCAGCTAAATGACAGAGATGAAACAAAGCTTGCAAGAACTTTGGAAAAGGGAGGGCAGTATAAGCCAAAATTCAGGATATTGTTTGATATGAGATCTAACCTGGTAGTATTTGAGCATTTGTGGGCGTTTCTTCTTGTATGTTGGGGTGATAAGGTCCCGCTCCATATCAAATGGTAACGGGTCAAGATGGACGGCTCTTATGAACTCAAAGCCTTTCAGCTGGCAAAGGAAAAACAGTGGGAAAATGTAAATTCTAGCACTAATGAAATGTGGAACAAACAGTGAGTGGCGCATATGTAATATCAGGCGCTTTACCTTCTTTCCCTTTGCAATCTTTGAAAGTTCAGCTACAAAATGCTCTTTGGCTCCCGAGTTTTCACATAGTTCAGCCAAACTTCCAGAAATACCATTTTGTTCAGCCCACTGTTCAAGCACTTGCTGGTTGGGGTTTATAACAGCAATAAGAGAAGATTCGAAACTGTTCCCATATACCCATATCTGAAATTGATCACCAGAAGGAACGTAAATTGAGACGAATGACGGATGAATTGGATATAGAAAACACCAATATGTTTTTTTCATGTATCCCTACTTTTTTGACACATGTGTAGTGTGTAGTTTCTCAAATGATTGCACTCACAATGACAAAAGAGACAACCGAAACAACATAATTTTGAGAAGGAACTATTTTCTTTACCACAGAGTCTTCGAGTTAAATTTATGCATTTTGAATTATATGCCCCTACAAACGACTGTTCCGATGGTGTTATGATAAAAGTTATGGGGCTCAAGAAATTAAGCAAATCTAAGAAATAGTATTATTCTTGAAAAAAAAGAAATAGTATTATATCTTCAATTAGCTTCCAAGGATGCTGACGACTTCAGCAACATACTAAGGCATCAGCAGTCATCCCACTGTACTAAGTACCCAGTTATCTTAAAAAAAACATTTCAATTCCGTATGTTCAGATGCTGTACACAACACTTCCAGGTATATGGGCAGGAAAGTAGGACCGAACATAGTTAAGACAGAAATGAGACAACTCCTCACTATGTGAACAATTGATTTAGGTATTTACCGAATCAATTTCTGGAAGAACACCATAGATATTCTCTAGATTTTCCACTGCAACATATTCTCCCTGTGAAAGCTTGAATATATTTTTCTTCCTGTCAATGATTTTCAAGGATCCGTTTGGTTGCCACTCACCAACATCCCCTGCATTATTATTGAACTTACAATCATCATCCAGAATATACTAACTTATGATATCCAGCTATCAAAGATTGTTAAACTAACACCTCCCACTGAAGTTGGGATATCGCTAACCTGTGTGAAACCATCCATCAATCATGACTTCCTGTGTTAGGTCCTCTCTTTTGTAGTATCCAGAAAATAGAACACTTCCCTTCACGCATACCTCCCCACGAGGAATACTTGCCAAAGCATCATAGCCCATCTCTGAAACTGACTCAAGTCGAACTTCTGTATGTTGAAGTGGTGGGCCAACAGTTCCGATCATGGAGAAATCATTTGGTAGTGCAACAAAAGTTCCGGCACAAGTTTCCGTGAGTCCTAAAATTAGGATTGTGCAAAGTTTTATTTAATAGTGTTTCTGTCAGCCAATAATACGTGCAAATCATCTGAAGGTCTTGCCTATACTTGACGAAGGAACTTAAACATCAAAGATGCATACCGTATCCTTGAGTAACATGTGCACATGTTACAACCCTCAAAAATTCTTCCACCGCTACAGAAAGAGGAGCCCCACCAGATATAATAATACGTAATTTTCCTCCCAGTCTTTCTTTCACCTATAAGATAAACAGTTTAAGCACTATGTTGCACTTAAAATTTTAATTCTATCTAATGAAATATAACAGTGCTCTTGAACGTAAAATTCTACCTTGCTGAAAACTAATTTGTCAAAGAATGGGGATGCCttttcatgtttaattcctttccTCATGCTGTCTAGTTTCCTGAGAATTTGATAATAATTACCAAATGAGAAATTCTATCATGATCCATGATTATGACAAAAATTCTTGAATGCataagaagagcaaacaatgagaCCTTACAGAACGCGAAAGGACATAGGAAGAACATCAGAAGAAAATATGTGCCATAAATATCAAACGAAATGAGTACTCTTCTGAAAAAAAAGTTATCAGTCTTAACGTGTAAACTTACAGCTTGTATGCAAGATTGAATAAGGTTTTCTTCAGTATTCCACCAGACGAAATCTTGGTTGTAAGACCTACAGAAAAGAATAAGTTGGATCGCATATTGGTCAACAGCATATTATAAGAAGCACAACCAACCATTTAGTAAATCAAACAAATTCAGTTTCTGACTGTTTCCTTTTCAGACATGTTTTTTCACTCTAGAAAAGACATTTGTGTCAACCATTTGATTTTAAAGTATGGCATCAACAACTAGGCAACTAGCTCCACTGTAAGAGTTCAGCACATACACAACTTTTATGAATTCATTTATTTAGTCTTTACAGACAATGACACCAAGATAAAATGGTGATCTAAACATGCTGGCAACGTTGAAAGACGAATACCAGACATAAGAGAAACTTCTTCAGTTATACTTTCTTGACAGACTATGCGTGCAACAAAAGATATTTCAGCTGAATGACAAAATAACTGACTGGTTATAAATATCAAACTATGTAAACAACTAAAAATCTGGAGTTTACCAGAATATATTCTGTCGAGTACACGTGGAACAGCACAAAATATTGTTGGTTTTAATGCTCCAATGTCGTCAACCAACAACTTAACATCCTACAAATGTACGCAAACTAACTTTAGTATGAACCCATTGACTTGTTGAGGGTAGAGAAGGAATATTCACAAATCATACCCCGCGCCAGAATCCAATTTTTGATCCATGAGAAATGAATACTTCCTCAAACATTCTATCGAAGATATGAGCTAGTGGAAGATATGACATATAGACATCATTTTGATCGAactgcaacaacaaatcggtgagcaACCAACATGACTTGTATGATTCATTGAAGAATATGGTAGCAAATATTTCAAGATTCTATACTTACAGCTTCACCAATAGATTGCATTACAGAATCAGCACCAGCCAGGTTAACAAGAAGGCTTTCATTGGATATCATAACACCTTTAGGGTCCCCTGTTGTTCCACTTGTGTACATTATTGTGCAGATGTCAGATTTCTTCTTTTCAGGAAGATCAACATGATGATCACCACCCTGTGGACATGTCAGACATACAAATTTATTTGTAAACGTACAATGGTTTAATAGCCCGCCATATATAACTCTAAGACCATATGTTATTAATGGAATGAACTTGAAAGTTCAGTGTTTCGAACTAGATGGTCTTGAACTAAGTCAATAAAAGGGACTAAGAGCATTCACAGAATTTCTCGCCTTGGTCATACATCGCTATTAtaacattcctggataatgaagaTGCCTAATATGTCATATGTAACATGATGTATTAACAAGGAGACTTCTGTCCTTTGCAGGGAAAATTAAGGATCTATTAGGCAGCTGAGGTCTAGAAAAATGCATGATTAAAAATAAGACATATGTCATGTCCCATATCCACTTTGAGATGTGCTGCAATGGCACTGTGAGAATATAATCAATTCATATTTAATGACAATGAGTGGAATATCAAATAAGATAAAAGAGAATACTTCGATTATTCTGTAATGAAGGAAATTAAGGTAATGTACAAAGTAAGCTCGGCTAAAGAATAAAGCTAACCATGATCAGGAATTCCTCCCATGAGAAAATGGAAAGCCCATGGTTCTTAGCTTCCTCCTTTTGGTCATTTGTGACTCCTCCAAAGCTGACGATCGCTGCAGATGAGATAGTAAAATCCATATAAATTCGAGAGTGATAAATCATGTAATCGATTGATATATTATTGCATATTGAAATAACTTACATTTCAAATACTTTGAAGTGGCATGACAGGTTTTCAAGAGCTGCCATAAATGAAAACATTAGCAAATAGGAAAACATGAACTTTTTTAAAGTAAGCTAGTACATAATTTTTTTGGCAGCAGTAACACTCTGCAGATATTCTATTCCAAACAAATTCCCTGAAATCATGTGTTAAGTCTGGCATAATTGGACTCTAGGAATATCCGGATAAACAAAAGTTGAAAATTCTTCGGCAGGCACTGGTCATCTCAATTGGTTGGCTTTGGCGAGCAAACTTAGATCCGCACCAAAACGAACATATGAATCAACCTGTAGAGTTCACCCCCGTCGGGCAAGTTCTGATCGCGGGGGAGGGGAGCGCCGCAGCGAGAGGCCATTGCGCCGTCGCCTTTCTCGCGGAACGGACCGCCGCCACACAAATTACGGCAGAGAGGTACCACCCACTGCACACAGAGACTGAGAGACCGCCGGCAGCTCGCCGGGAAAGCCGGGCGGCGAGGCCAGGACAAGGCGACGTGCGTGCGCCGGGAAATGCCACTGTGTTCGCCGTCGGTCATGGCCGAGGGGAGTTGCTatacgccgacctggtcggctcgttccgggtgccgcacaccccagcgaccaggtcgggtaggctgggccgcggcccattagcTCAGGTacgatttttttttcctttttttctgtttcttttctgttACTAATATTTTTCTTTTTTAAAATCTAACATTATTTATGAAACTATTTTTCCAGATATTttaaaaatatgaacatttttatATTTTGAACAGTTTtatattttgaacatttttcgatttttttcttcaaaatttgaacaatctttatgtttgaacatttttaaatttgaacattttttaagattgaacatttttgaaatttgaacattttttaactgTGAACATTTTTGAACTGTGAACATTTTAAAACTGTGAACATTTTTTGGGATTGAACATTTTttgagatttgaacaattttttaaatATATTTTTTGAAAATATGAACAATTTTTTGAATATGAAT
It includes:
- the LOC127318133 gene encoding long chain acyl-CoA synthetase 4 gives rise to the protein MEFLVESGGAEANAGPTYRNVLAKDAGLLQSAPGLNSCWDVFRASVEKYPSNPMLGRRPVVDGNAGDYAWMTYQEAYDVVMKLAASMSKSGVKQGERAGIYGANSPEWIISMEACNALGVCCVPLYDTLGANAVEFITCHAEIQIAFVEERKIGELLKTCHATSKYLKSIVSFGGVTNDQKEEAKNHGLSIFSWEEFLIMGGDHHVDLPEKKKSDICTIMYTSGTTGDPKGVMISNESLLVNLAGADSVMQSIGEAFDQNDVYMSYLPLAHIFDRMFEEVFISHGSKIGFWRGDVKLLVDDIGALKPTIFCAVPRVLDRIYSGLTTKISSGGILKKTLFNLAYKLKLDSMRKGIKHEKASPFFDKLVFSKVKERLGGKLRIIISGGAPLSVAVEEFLRVVTCAHVTQGYGLTETCAGTFVALPNDFSMIGTVGPPLQHTEVRLESVSEMGYDALASIPRGEVCVKGSVLFSGYYKREDLTQEVMIDGWFHTGDVGEWQPNGSLKIIDRKKNIFKLSQGEYVAVENLENIYGVLPEIDSIWVYGNSFESSLIAVINPNQQVLEQWAEQNGISGSLAELCENSGAKEHFVAELSKIAKGKKLKGFEFIRAVHLDPLPFDMERDLITPTYKKKRPQMLKYYQGAIDALYKSMK